The sequence GCGCGCGTTACGCTCGAGACTCCGCACGCCGTCCTGAAAAGCGAGATTCCCGACCTGCTCACTGGCCTTCTGGCGAGTCAAAACCTGCAGCTGGCGCGAGATTCGGCGTTATACCGTGTGGAGGCGAAGAGCGTCGCAGTGCCACCAACGCCTAACACAGGAGCACTCGCGGCGGTCCAGTTTTTCATCATTCACTTGCGACACGCACGCGCGGCGGATGTCGCAGCGACCGTCAATGCGCTGTATGGCCGCGGCAGCGCGCTCGGGGAGCTTGGGAGCGATCGCCCAGCGACGCTCGACCAGCAGCTGCAGTCCACACAGATCCCGCCGGCCGGCTCGCAGAACGCGCCCGTCCCGACTGCAGCTGGGCGAAACGCGACGCTCTCCGGCGATGTGACGATAGTCCCCGATCCGCGGAGCAATAGTCTCCTGGTCAGAGCGAGCCAGAGCGATTTCGACCTGATAACCGCGGCAGTAAACGCGCTTGATACGCGTCCGCTGCAGGTATTGATCGAAGTGGTCATCGCCGAGGTGCAGAAGGATCGCAGCCTGGCGTTCGGCGTCGATGCAACTTTGCCACCGACGAAGGTCGGTTCGACCCGAACCGTGGTCAACGGCTCACAAGTCGGCGCCGGCCTAACCGACGTCATCCTGCACGCGTCGCATTTCACGCATCTCGACATCGACGCCACGCTCACTGCCGCCGCCGAACGAGGCGATGTGCGCATCCTCAGCAAGCCAATTCTCATCGCGGCAAACAACCAACCGGCAACCATCAACGTCGGAAGCCAACGCCCATTCGTCCAGCTGTCTCGTACGCTCGCCACCGACAACTCGGCGCGCGACCAGGTGGTGCAGTACATGGATGTCGGTACCAAGCTCACGGTGCTGCCAACGATCAGTCCCGATGGATACGT comes from Gemmatimonadaceae bacterium and encodes:
- a CDS encoding secretin N-terminal domain-containing protein, whose translation is MTVRCWIALAAFLALPFDAGAQRSDSLVTWRGDSVSIHFVDADLRAAVEALAPFLDRPVAFGSAVPAARVTLETPHAVLKSEIPDLLTGLLASQNLQLARDSALYRVEAKSVAVPPTPNTGALAAVQFFIIHLRHARAADVAATVNALYGRGSALGELGSDRPATLDQQLQSTQIPPAGSQNAPVPTAAGRNATLSGDVTIVPDPRSNSLLVRASQSDFDLITAAVNALDTRPLQVLIEVVIAEVQKDRSLAFGVDATLPPTKVGSTRTVVNGSQVGAGLTDVILHASHFTHLDIDATLTAAAERGDVRILSKPILIAANNQPATINVGSQRPFVQLSRTLATDNSARDQVVQYMDVGTKLTVLPTISPDGYVGLEVTQEVDNATSEIAFDAPVISTRSVQTQLLLKDGQTVALGGLTDVEHDASQGGIPLLSSIPLIGGLFGHVSRETTSTELYLFLTPHVLHTDADADSATAPLIKRAHPEQP